The window TGCAGTAGTGAAAAGTTAGTAAATGGttcaaatcagcctttaggcttgatattCAGGCACAGtcacgtcaatctggcaacctgccttgggtgtgttttgatccaggagtgcaatacctagtacaaccactgggtgtcaaacttacatactgcacctttaagtaacaaaatgtttctgtttttaaaGGATAACATGCTAAAATATAAAGCCAACTTCAAGTACAGGTTTTCTGTCATTAGCCATTTTGAACCACACTTTATTTGCTTTGATCAATTAAAATGGCTGACTTAAAAAAATCTCACAACTAAGAAATATCTAAGCCACAGCAGAGTGTAATTAGATGCAGTTGCACTCTTCTGGTATGATGTTAGGCAGGGTCTCATATTTGAATGAGTATCCCCCGTCTGAGGTGGTGGTGAAACGGAGTGACTTCATGCTCTCTGGAACAGGAGCGCAGCACTGGGTGATCCCAAGAATGGTGGTGATGCGTTCAGCGCTGGAGCAGTTGCCATGGCAGTAGTAGAAGGTGAACGATTTAGGATGAACAATCCAGTTGTTCCATCCAAGGTCTTCAAAGGAGATTTCAATCTGCTCTCTTCTGCAGTCAGTGCCCTGAGATGCAGGTCTTTTGAGATTTTCAATGGCATCTGGTGACCATGGAATTTTGGGTGCTCTGCGGGAGCGGTCAGGGCCACTTGAACGGGTGTGGAGGTGCAGAAAGGGTGTTTTGTCTTCTGAATCATGGCAACTGCAGGTTGGGCAGCGAATCTGTAGCATAAACTGACCATCAGCCATGGGAGTGTGAAGATGAACATCCAATTTATAGGTGGTCCATCCATCAGGAGAGCGTTTGACTGGACTTTCAGATGCTTTGAGGAGCTCCTTATTATGGGTGAGGATGAAAAGTGGTGCTGAGATGTTGATGGAAGCGATGGTCTCTCCGGCATAGAACCAGAAGTGTGCAGAAGTGATGATGGATTCCTGGCTGTCCAAAGAGGGCTGGAAATAGTATGTAAAGTGACCAGGTCCAGCATCAGAAGAGTGGCCAGGTATATCCTTGCATGTAGACTCTGAAATACATTAAGAAAGGTCAGAATCTGTGTAAGTGAATTATGTCATCatgataaaataatcattcattcattttctttttggcttagtccttttattaatctggggtcgccacagtggaatgaaccaccaacgtatccagcttatgtttttc is drawn from Danio rerio strain Tuebingen ecotype United States chromosome 6, GRCz12tu, whole genome shotgun sequence and contains these coding sequences:
- the inha gene encoding inhibin alpha chain precursor — its product is MLTGTSSLSSFACALMLWALFSPPSVQACQGDELPCDMVLGWLKRRILEGLGLDEPPLPVLQLPTRQAGNRAVHHVASRMTRETRVERRHHQESSQVILFPSSESTCKDIPGHSSDAGPGHFTYYFQPSLDSQESIITSAHFWFYAGETIASINISAPLFILTHNKELLKASESPVKRSPDGWTTYKLDVHLHTPMADGQFMLQIRCPTCSCHDSEDKTPFLHLHTRSSGPDRSRRAPKIPWSPDAIENLKRPASQGTDCRREQIEISFEDLGWNNWIVHPKSFTFYYCHGNCSSAERITTILGITQCCAPVPESMKSLRFTTTSDGGYSFKYETLPNIIPEECNCI